A region from the Halichondria panicea chromosome 11, odHalPani1.1, whole genome shotgun sequence genome encodes:
- the LOC135343697 gene encoding phosphatidylcholine transfer protein-like, translating into MAVSIEAETHVGMSFGPGMFTDEEFEKVAHEVLQPDITEYEYFVESHGTKFYRKYIEDAGLYEYKIHGVMEDMDPELCAQVYVDWEYRKKWDNYTMDLHLVRNESTDVDGLYWCVDYPWPMSDRDYTFIRDMKIMEIGGKKTWVVLAKFYEFPCKPEKNGVIRVTELKQACVMQSDGKVGAKAFMYYYDNPKGMIPTWLINWAAKTGVPMFMSNMKDAVSRYKNFLEEKRKELGLEQLNNEERLKNLYKVK; encoded by the exons ATGGCTGTGAGTATAGAAGCTGAAACTCATGTGGGCATGTCTTTTGGGCCTGGAATGTTCACTGATGAAGAGTTTGAGAAGGTGGCCCATGAAGTGCTCCAACCTGACATCACTGAATACGAGTACTTTGTGGAGAGCCATGGCACTAAGTTTTATCGCAAATATATTGAG GATGCAGGATTGTACGAGTACAAGATCCATGGTGTGATGGAGGACATGGACCCTGAACTGTGTGCACAAGTCTACGTGGACTGGGAGTACAGGAAGAAATGGGATAACTACACAATGG ACCTCCATCTTGTTCGTAATGAGTCTACGGATGTGGATGGTCTCTACTGGTGTGTGGACTATCCCTGGCCAATGTCTGACAGAGAT TACACATTTATCAGAGATATGAAGATAATGGAGATTGGTGGCAAGAAGACGTGGGTGGTCTTAGCCAAGTTCTATGAGTTTCCCTGTAAACCTGAAAAGAACGGTGTCATTCGTGTCACTGAGCTCAAGCAGGCCTGTGTCATGCAGAGTGATGGAAAGGTCGGTGCAAAAG CTTTCATGTACTACTATGACAACCCTAAAGGAATGATACCAACGTGGCTGATCAATTGGGCTGCTAAG ACTGGAGTGCCAATGTTCATGAGCAACATGAAGGATGCAGTCTCACGCTACAAAAACTTCTTGGAGGAAAAACGAAAAGAGTTAGGTCTGGAACAACTCAACAACGAAGAGAGATTAAAAAACCTCTACAAAGTGAAGtag
- the LOC135343700 gene encoding uncharacterized protein LOC135343700 isoform X2: MRKSKAAELVRSLVREVSDLTASVHYKDTPNPQQTVGSETPSGTPNLGSGTPKINDVSDLSASVHYKDTPNPQQTLGSGTPNLGSGTPKINDTTQTEEETGQVQREMVEATTQTEEETDQVQRETVEGTTQTEEETDQVQRETVEALHLDIN; the protein is encoded by the exons ATGAGGAAAAGCAAAGCTGCCGAGCTAGTGAGGAGTTTAGTTAGAGAGGTAAGTGACCTGACTGCAAGTGTACATTATAAGGATACACCAAACCCCCAACAGACCGTAGGCAGTGAAACACCCAGTGGGACACCCAACCTAGGCAGTGGGACACCCAAGATCAACGATGTAAGTGACCTGTCTGCAAGTGTACATTATAAGGATACACCAAACCCCCAACAGACCCTAGGCAGTGGGACACCCAACCTAGGCAGTGGGACACCCAAGATCAACGAT ACCACCCAAACTGAAGAAGAGACGGGCCAAGTGCAGAGAGAGATGGTGGAGGCA ACCACCCAAACTGAAGAAGAGACGGACCAAGTGCAGAGAGAGACAGTGGAAGGA ACCACCCAAACTGAAGAAGAGACGGACCAAGTGCAGAGAGAGACAGTGGAGGCA TTGCACTTGGATATCAATTAA
- the LOC135343694 gene encoding cyclin-dependent kinase 2-like codes for MASIEDRMDGFERMEKIGEGTYGVVYKARLKDGGHTVALKKIRLDTECEGIPSTALREISLLLELNHPNIVSLLEVLHCDRKLFLVFEYLDYDLKKYMDTNLPNGGMPLEYAKSYTYQILEGVQFCHSHRVLHRDLKPQNLLVNAHGVIKLADFGLARAFGVPVRTYTHEVVTLWYRSPELLLGSQYYSTPVDIWSIGCIFSEMLTRRPLFPGDSEIDQLFRIFRTLGTPDESIWPGVTSLPDYKSTFPKWPRRKLESVTKVVQNDGVDLLTKMLIYEPSKRISALNSLRHPYFSNVKLPYLQDIV; via the exons ATGGCATCCATTGAGGACCGGATGGATGGGTTTGAGCGGATGGAGAAGATTGGAGAGGGAACTTACGGAGTGGTGTACAAGGCTCGGCTAAAAGATGGTGGTCACACTGTAGCACTGAAAAAAATCAGATTGGACAC GGAATGTGAAGGAATCCCTTCCACTGCCCTCAGAGAAATCTCCCTCCTACTGGAACTAaaccaccccaacattgtcagTCTGCTGGAAGTATTGCACTGTGACAGGAAACTCTTCTTGGTCTTTGAGTATCTCGATTACGATTTAAAAAAGTACATGGACACTAATCTTCCCAACGGTGGAATGCCACTTGAATATGCCAAG AGCTATACATATCAGATACTGGAGGGTGTCCAGTTCTGTCACAGTCACAGGGTGCTTCACCGAGATCTCAAACCTCAGAACCTCTTGGTAAATGCACATGGAGTTATTAAACTTGCTGACTTTGGACTTGCACGAGCCTTTGGTGTGCCTGTCAGAACCTACACACATGAG GTGGTCACTCTATGGTACAGATCGCCAGAGTTGCTGCTAGGGTCCCAGTACTACTCCACACCTGTGGATATCTGGAGTATTGGCTGCATCTTTTCTGAGATG ctaacCAGAAGACCTTTGTTTCCTGGAGACTCTGAGATAGACCAGTTGTTTAGAATATTCCGAACATTGGGCACTCCTGACGAGAGCATATGGCCTGGAGTTACCTCCCTCCCCGACTACAAGAGTACATTTCCAAAATGGCCACGACGAAAGCTGGAGAGTGTAACCAAGGTTGTGCAGAATGATGGCGTGGATCTACTCACC AAAATGCTGATATATGAGCCTTCAAAACGGATCTCAGCACTGAACAGCCTCAGGCATCCATACTTCAGTAATGTTAAGCTCCCCTATCTACAAGACATTGTCTAA
- the LOC135343700 gene encoding uncharacterized protein LOC135343700 isoform X1 has product MDLQEEPASEDPVLLKLRKYHEKERLKPGTYANRLLNTHFSVSCYDCQRSFSSQRGFQIHWEKTDHYPVPVEYVNYYDEDSEVDEEEHVEVVVGSKVKLLQDDLYIGSGVINSLFSEQRQVHNHDMVKDEVVILMKQLEIKTIKHPIYNYTLEIGSFTAWKLRDLEVIVS; this is encoded by the exons ATGGATCTACAAGAAGAACCAGCATCTGAG GATCCCGTACTTCTAAAATTGAGAAAGTATCATGAAAAAGAAAGG CTTAAACCAGGAACGTACGCGAACCGCCTCTTGAACACTCACTTTTCTGTATCTTGCTATGACTGCCAAAGGTCCTTTTCGTCTCAGCGAGGGTTCCAAATTCATTGGGAGAAGACAGATCATTATCCCGTGCCAGTTGAGTACGTCAACTATTACGATGAAGATAGTGAAGTGGATGAAGAAGAACACGTAGAAGTTGTAGTTGGCTCAAAAG TTAAACTGCTCCAAGACGACCTATACATTGGGAGTGGGGTGATAAACTCTTTATTTTCGGAACAAAGGCAAGTCCACAATCATGACATGGTGAAAGATGAAGTTGTTATCTTGATGAAACAACTTGAAATAAAAACTATCAAACATCCAATCTACAATTATACATTGGAAATTGGTTCATTCACCGCATGGAAACTTCGAGACCTTGAGGTCATTGTTTCGTAA
- the LOC135343682 gene encoding uncharacterized protein LOC135343682: MMRELLVLLSFLLATTGSMDVYIEHDEDRICKHTAPQTLLCPSVDQYASQYSHISNVTIHLSGKVTVSSLVHFQNVSDLSIIGVSESKKANIACTRSGFRFVHVHSLTILNVIFVNCGAEYLFQNNTVTTAIIITSCSGVSLTNVDITNSSETSLLIENTAGKISLLNTRVYNNILGGHSKPGGSFAGGVQIFFGADANRSNYEILKCNFFDIMTPNYTEFVDPLQLDTSNWLEYGVGGGLSITFSKHSSDHKVVIENCTFENNTAPWGAGMYVKFLSFCVNNSVTVKNTTFRGCKAQGGGGMVVGFAKRVLTTINNNSVSVIKTTFYNNDGQFGAGTYIFSFLGDSEFTNRGINFSNCSWIGNTATYSPAVDVSPSRFDYINNAGLLPIPVFENCKFINNTIYFKEENGSKLVTAGVFVISRFTVRFVGSILFENNAYSALLLNSGQMILEQNTRVQFINNTGFRGGAIALHGSSSILISINSQVEFYNNSATEYGGAIFYYTIEQRDFFISRSCFLQYSGDSEIAVGNRNINFVFIGNTAPLGGSSIFTSTFLSCFYRYRGSIEGHQVEDFLEDIGNFTFETANNTARSLGTTGYLFNNEIGNKTLISTPGMSLHLPFTVQDELKQTLQSEFFVEVIGENDSFFSNSHYTINNSVILYGTENVTGCLTVSTQHAHRLLQYSIEVKLEQCPPGFYHDNQTLSCRCSAYNESTAYYGITKCKVHTYRVIIEGGYWAGYTPQKNDLYTAQCPFQFCSLNTTTRREQILPNSREDLVNNSFFCDSTRQGILCGQCKWGHSTFYHSKTFTCGKNDNCDYGIIFYIFSELFPVFIFFTVIVLLDFSFTTGSRNGFIFFSQMVTILEFDHSFNDEFLKALQVGYNIFYGIFNIDFFSVEPLSFCLFKHATVMDVLAFKYITTVIALALVILVVVCMSYCMCCTKLCTALKKKVNTRASVLHGLSAFIVICYAECVRVSFFILRYITLRGAGGSSGPNMIFYGGIEYLGENHVIYAMPAIVSLVTIASIPPILLLAYPSVLKILETCELSEHRLVLGALRVTRFNSLMPMFDVFQGCFKDSYSFFAGLYFIYRAAILIPYSFSGIVFEHTSVTALILILILGIHSAVQPYKSKQHNTIDSLLFLNLAAINGLTVLAIQLAHVPSTKNESLAHGMAYIQVLLIYTPIMVLVAICSLKLYGLVKKLMNRSGEVHVISDHEFLVHLDSVDRSVEQETNEFESNYNQSN, translated from the coding sequence ATGATGAGGGAACTTTTAGTGCTGCTGTCTTTTTTGCTTGCCACTACAGGCAGCATGGATGTCTACATAGAGCACGACGAAGACAGAATATGTAAACATACTGCCCCGCAGACTCTGCTGTGTCCCAGTGTCGACCAATACGCCAGTCAATACAGTCACATTTCAAACGTCACCATACATTTGTCTGGAAAGGTAACCGTATCGTCTTTGGTACATTTTCAAAACGTCTCTGACTTGTCTATTATTGGAGTCTCTGAGTCTAAAAAGGCAAACATCGCATGTACTAGGTCAGGATTCCGGTTTGTTCACGTACATTCTCTAACAATTTTAAACGTAATATTTGTCAATTGTGGAGCCGAGTATTTGTTTCAGAACAACACCGTGACAACAGCCATCATCATCACTAGTTGTAGCGGTGTGTCGCTAACCAACGTTGACATCACAAACAGTAGTGAAACCTCCTTGCTTATTGAGAACACTGCAGGGAAAATTTCTCTTCTAAACACTCGTGTTTATAACAATATATTGGGAGGTCATAGTAAACCAGGTGGATCGTTTGCTGGAGGAGTACAGATATTCTTTGGTGCAGATGCCAACAGAAGTAATTATGAAATTTTGAAATGCAACTTTTTCGATATCATGACACCCAATTACACAGAGTTTGTTGATCCACTTCAGCTAGATACGAGTAATTGGCTAGAATATGGAGTTGGAGGCGGGCTATCTATCACTTTCAGTAAACATTCATCAGATCATAAAGTGGTAATTGAAAATTGTACATTTGAAAACAACACAGCGCCATGGGGAGCCGGAATGTATGTTAAATTCTTAAGCTTTTGTGTCAACAACTCTGTTACAGTTAAGAACACGACATTTCGAGGCTGCAAAGCACAAGGAGGTGGTGGAATGGTTGTGGGTTTTGCTAAACGAGTACTAACTACGATCAACAATAATTCAGTTTCTGTAATAAAAACCACATTTTACAACAATGATGGACAGTTTGGAGCGGGCACGTACATATTTTCATTTTTGGGAGATTCAGAATTCACCAATAGAGGAATAAATTTCTCTAACTGTAGCTGGATAGGCAACACTGCCACATATAGTCCAGCTGTGGATGTATCACCTTCTCGATTTGACTACATTAATAATGCAGGACTTCTACCAATCCCCGTATTCGAAAACTGTAAATTCATAAATAACACCATTTACTTCAAGGAAGAAAACGGAAGTAAACTAGTGACCGCAGGTGTCTTCGTTATTTCTCGTTTTACTGTTCGATTTGTTGGCTCCATTCTTTTTGAAAACAATGCCTACAGTGCATTGTTGCTCAATTCAGGACAAATGATCCTAGAGCAAAACACACGAGTTCAATTTATCAACAATACAGGATTCCGTGGTGGAGCTATTGCCTTACATGGTTCCTCATCAATACTCATCAGCATAAACAGTCAAGTTGAGTTTTACAACAACTCCGCTACAGAATATGGTGGTGCTATTTTTTATTATACAATAGAACAGCGGGACTTTTTCATAAGTCGGTCGTGTTTTCTACAATACAGTGGAGATAGTGAAATAGCTGTTGGTAATCGAAACATCAATTTTGTTTTCATTGGCAACACTGCTCCTCTTGGCGGATCTTCTATTTTTACTTCGACATTTTTATCGTGTTTCTATAGATACAGAGGGAGCATTGAAGGACATCAAGTTGAGGATTTTCTTGAAGATATCGGAAATTTTACCTTTGAAACTGCAAACAACACAGCAAGGTCTCTTGGCACAACTGGATATTTGTTCAATAATGAGATTGGAAACAAAACCCTGATATCAACACCAGGAATGAGCCTTCACCTACCTTTCACAGTGCAAGACGAACTGAAGCAAACCTTACAATCCGAATTCTTCGTAGAAGTAATTGGTGAGAACGATAGCTTTTTTTCTAATAGCCACTACACTATCAATAATTCTGTCATACTTTATGGTACTGAAAATGTCACGGGGTGTTTGACTGTTAGTACACAGCATGCTCATCGTCTTCTTCAGTATTCTATAGAGGTTAAACTTGAGCAGTGTCCACCGGGCTTCTACCACGACAATCAGACATTATCTTGTCGCTGTTCTGCctacaatgaaagcactgccTACTATGGAATAACCAAGTGTAAAGTTCATACCTACAGGGTTATCATCGAGGGTGGCTACTGGGCTGGATACACCCCCCAGAAAAATGACCTTTATACCGCTCAATGCCCTTTCCAATTCTGCAGTTTGAATACTACTACTAGAAGAGAGCAAATACTCCCTAATTCGAGAGAAGATCTTGTGAATAATTCCTTCTTTTGTGACTCAACGCGCCAAGGGATACTTTGCGGGCAATGCAAGTGGGGGCATTCTACATTCTATCATTCCAAGACATTTACTTGCGGAAAGAATGATAACTGTGATTACGGGATCATCTTCTACATTTTTTCAGAGCTTTTTCCAGTGTTCATATTTTTCACAGTTATAGTTTTATTGGATTTCAGTTTTACGACAGGATCTAGAAATGGGTTTATCTTCTTCAGTCAGATGGTGACCATTTTAGAATTTGACCATTCGTTCAATGATGAGTTCCTCAAAGCTCTACAGGTAGGATACAATATATTTTACGGCATCTTCAATATTGATTTCTTTTCAGTGGAACCATTATCCTTTTGTCTTTTCAAGCACGCTACAGTAATGGACGTACTCGCTTTTAAGTACATCACCACAGTGATTGCTCTAGCCCTTGTGATACTAGTGGTTGTATGTATGAGCTACTGCATGTGCTGCACAAAGCTGTGCACAGCATTGAAAAAAAAGGTGAACACTCGAGCATCAGTGCTGCATGGACTTTCTGCATTCATTGTTATCTGCTATGCTGAATGCGTTCGAGTATCGTTTTTTATACTAAGGTACATAACACTGAGAGGAGCTGGTGGCAGTAGTGGACCAAACATGATTTTTTACGGAGGAATTGAATACTTAGGAGAAAACCATGTGATCTATGCGATGCCTGCAATTGTcagtctggtaacaatagcTTCAATACCACCAATTCTACTGCTTGCTTATCCATCTGTTTTGAAAATATTAGAGACATGTGAACTGAGCGAACATCGGCTAGTGCTGGGTGCCCTGAGAGTGACTCGATTCAATTCACTGATGCCTATGTTTGATGTATTCCAGGGTTGTTTCAAAGACAGCTACTCGTTTTTTGCAGGACTCTATTTCATCTATCGCGCAGCTATATTAATACCATACTCTTTCAGTGGAATCGTATTTGAGCATACTTCTGTGACTGCTTTAATCCTCATTCTAATCTTGGGCATTCACTCCGCTGTGCAACCATACAAGTCGAAACAACACAATACCATTGATAGCTTGCTTTTTCTAAATCTGGCCGCAATCAACGGATTAACGGTATTGGCGATTCAATTAGCACATGTTCCGTCCACAAAAAACGAAAGTCTGGCACATGGCATGGCCTACATACAAGTGTTGCTGATATATACACCCATAATGGTTTTAGTTGCAATCTGTAGTCTAAAGCTGTATGGTCTGGTTAAAAAGCTAATGAACAGGTCAGGTGAAGTACACGTGATATCTGATCATGAGTTTCTGGTCCATTTGGATAGTGTGGACAGGTCAGTAGAACAAGAGACAAATGAATTTGAGAGTAACTACAACCAAAGTAACTGA
- the LOC135343700 gene encoding uncharacterized protein LOC135343700 isoform X3, producing MRKSKAAELVRSLVRETVGSETPSGTPNLGSGTPKINDTLGSGTPNLGSGTPKINDTTQTEEETGQVQREMVEATTQTEEETDQVQRETVEGTTQTEEETDQVQRETVEAVSDLCL from the exons ATGAGGAAAAGCAAAGCTGCCGAGCTAGTGAGGAGTTTAGTTAGAGAG ACCGTAGGCAGTGAAACACCCAGTGGGACACCCAACCTAGGCAGTGGGACACCCAAGATCAACGAT ACCCTAGGCAGTGGGACACCCAACCTAGGCAGTGGGACACCCAAGATCAACGAT ACCACCCAAACTGAAGAAGAGACGGGCCAAGTGCAGAGAGAGATGGTGGAGGCA ACCACCCAAACTGAAGAAGAGACGGACCAAGTGCAGAGAGAGACAGTGGAAGGA ACCACCCAAACTGAAGAAGAGACGGACCAAGTGCAGAGAGAGACAGTGGAGGCAGTAAGTGACCTGTGTCTCTAA